The proteins below are encoded in one region of Belonocnema kinseyi isolate 2016_QV_RU_SX_M_011 chromosome 3, B_treatae_v1, whole genome shotgun sequence:
- the LOC117169910 gene encoding pollen-specific leucine-rich repeat extensin-like protein 3, with translation MGSYQLIFAFIFAIKFAINVVPSSAANRPPSPPDDYDDYPSDGDRTPLAPHVVPPSAHGVPARPPSIHSNQPLEPNESFPPTPQGSPPHGNIPRVPHGHGPPSHHGSVVPSPRRSRPPSLHGSVPPSPRGSRTPSYHGSGPPSLQGSVPPSPGRSGPPYGHGPPVPYGHGPPSAHGSGPPSPYGSGAISPYGERGLSPYGQGELAPVREPSPPRTDKERGEFSFGFWNPHERHIRPDGHVFCETPEWRFCGPTGTHTIDVMLPSPTGERITRIEFISKQGVYSEGEEVQIVGHTRNVDLVQARIWSKPHTEINFTVKFYTHD, from the coding sequence ATGGGGTCGTATCAACTGATATTCGCTTTCATATTTGCTATAAAATTTGCTATTAACGTAGTTCCGTCATCAGCTGCCAACAGGCCACCATCGCCACCTGACGACTACGATGATTACCCATCAGATGGCGACCGTACACCACTAGCACCTCACGTAGTTCCGCCATCAGCTCACGGCGTCCCAGCACGACCACCTTCAATACACAGCAATCAACCACTAGAACCTAACGAAAGCTTTCCTCCAACACCACAAGGCTCTCCACCTCATGGCAATATACCACGAGTACCTCATGGTCATGGACCACCATCACATCATGGATCTGTAGTACCATCACCTCGTAGATCTAGACCACCATCCCTGCATGGATCTGTACCACCATCACCTCGTGGATCTAGAACGCCATCATATCATGGATCTGGACCACCATCGCTTCAAGGATCTGTACCACCCTCGCCTGGTAGATCTGGACCACCCTATGGCCATGGACCACCAGTACCCTATGGGCATGGACCACCATCAGCTCACGGATCTGGACCACCATCGCCTTATGGCTCTGGAGCAATATCACCTTATGGCGAAAGAGGATTGTCACCTTATGGCCAAGGTGAATTAGCACCTGTGAGAGAACCATCACCACCACGTACAGACAAAGAACGGGGTGAATTTAGCTTTGGATTTTGGAATCCACACGAACGTCATATACGCCCAGATGGGCACGTGTTCTGCGAGACGCCCGAATGGAGATTTTGTGGTCCGACTGGTACTCATACTATCGATGTGATGCTTCCAAGCCCAACTGGCGAAAGAATTACTCGAATTGAATTCATAAGCAAGCAAGGCGTTTATTCTGAAGGAGAGGAGGTCCAAATAGTAGGTCATACTCGGAACGTTGATCTAGTCCAAGCAAGGATCTGGAGTAAACCTCacactgaaattaattttaccgTAAAGTTTTACACTCatgactaa